The following nucleotide sequence is from Ferruginibacter lapsinanis.
AAACGGAAGAGTTTAGCTGGAGGTTGAATGGAGTAAATGCAGTAGGGCTGGCTATTACACCGCAACCGGGGGCTAACTATATCAGGATCGCTGATGAGTTTTACAAACGAATTGAAGAAATAAAAAAAACACAAAAGGGAGACTTTGAATTAACTACGCTGATCGACAATACACAAAATGTTCGGAAAAGTATTCATGAAGTTGCAGAAACATTATTGATCTCGTTCAGCCTGGTAGTGCTGGTTATTTTCTTTTTCTTCAGAAATTTTTTAATTGCTATTCGGCCATTGATTGATATTCCGATTTCATTGATTGCCACTTTCTTTATCATGTATTTCTGTGGCTTTAGTATTAATATCTTAACCTTATTAGCAATTGTGTTAGCAACAGGGCTGGTGGTAGATGATGGTATTGTGGTAACTGAAAATATTTTCCGGAAATTAGAGCAAGGCTTGCCTATCCGGAAAGCTGCACTGGAAGGGAGTAAAGAAATTTTCTTTGCGGTAATATCTACTTCTATCACTCTAGCAGTGGTGTTTTTGCCGGTGATCTTCTTACAGGGATTTGTAGGAAGTCTGTTTCGTGAATTTGGTATCGTTGTAGCAGCGGCAGTATTGATTTCTGCATTTGTGTCGTTAACCATTACACCTGTATTGAATGTTGTATTAAACAGGAAGAAGGGAGGACATGGAAAATTTTATGATAAGACGGAGCCTTTCTTCAAAGGCATGGAAAATGGTTACAGGAAATTATTGAATGGATTTATAAAAGTACGTTGGATAGCTTGGGTTATTATCGCAGTTTGCCTCGGTATGTTATTTTATTTTATGAGTAACCTGCAAAGTGAATTGGCTCCTATGGAAGACAGAAGTACCATTCGTTTTCAATTGACCGGTCCGGAGGGAGCCAGTTATGGTTATATGGTAGATGCAGCAGATAATGTGGTGAACTATTTAAGTGACTCAATTCCGGAAAAAGATTTTGTGTTTATTGCTGTGCCTGGCTTCGGAGGAAATGGCGGTGTGAATACGGGTACATCAAGATTAAAAATGGTTGACCCTGATAAAAGAGAAAGAAGCCAGTTTGATATTGCAAAAGATCTGTCAAAAAAATTCTCCCGTTTTAATCAGATAAGAATTGCAGCAGTACAGGAGCAAACTATTTCTGTAGGGCTTGGATCTAGAGGAGCATTGCCGGTACAATTCATTTTACAAAATTTGGATTTTGAAAAGCTGAAAGCTATTATTCCTAAATTTTTAGAAGAAGCAAGAAAGGATCCCACCTTTATCCCACAAACCGTTGATGTAAATTTAAAATTCAACAAGCCCGAATTACAACTTACAATAGATAGAATAAAAGCAAAAGATCTGGGGCTGAGTATCAGTGATGTGGCGGATGTAGTGCAAAGTGCATTCAGCGGTAGAAGATTGGCATATTTTATCATGAATGGAAAACAATACCAGGTAATATCGCAAGTCGAATATAAAGACAGGCAGGCACCTAAAGATATTTCTAATTTATATGTTCGTAATAACCGGGGCGATAATATTCCTTTAACGGCGGTTGTTAAAATGCAGGAAAATTCAAATCCTCCAACATTGTATCATTTTAACCGTTTTAAAGCAGCTACTATACAGGCTGGATTAGCAGAGGGAAAGACGATCGGAGACGGTGTAAAAGCAATGCAGGCTATTGCACAGAAATTACTGGATGAATCTTTTCAAACAGCATTGAATGGCCCGTCGAGGGATTATGCTGAAAGTAGCAGCAATACAAACTTTGCTTTTATATTGGCACTGGTATTGATCTATTTGGTTTTAGCGGGTCAGTTCGAAAGTTTCAGAGATCCGTTTACTATCATGTTTACCGTTCCGCTGGCATTAGCTGGAGCATTATTAAGTTTGTGGATCTTTGATCAGACCATTAATATATTTTCACAGATCGGTATGATAATGTTGATTGGCTTAGTAACAAAAAATGGTATTTTAATTGTTGAATTTGCTAACCAAAAAAGAGAAAAGGGTATCGAGAAAAAGCAGGCTGTGTTGGAAGCTGCACAGCAAAGGCTGCGTCCTATTTTAATGACAAGCCTTGCCACAGCACTCGGTGCATTGCCTATTGCATTGAGTTTAGGAGCAGCAAGTACCAGTCGGGAACCTTTAGGTATTGTTATAGTTGGTGGTATTCTTTTTTCATTGATATTGACATTGTTTGTGATACCGGCAGTGTATACATATATCAGCGGAAAACACGATCCTAAAAAAGTATCCATAACAGATTAAACAAAACGAATGAAGCGAATACTGATTTTATTTTCAATATTGGTTGTAGTAAAAGCAAATGCACAACAGTTGACATTGGATGATGCTATTAATATTTCTCTTAAAAATAATTTTGATATTCAGATCGCTAAGAATGTTGCAGAGGTCAATAAGATCAATAATAATATTGGCGTGGCAGGAGGGTTACCTACTGTAGCTGCTACCGCTACAGATCAGGAGAGTATTGTCAATATCAATCAAAAATTAAATACCGGTACAGAAATAAGCAGGAATGGAGCTGCTTCAAATGCACTGAATGCAAATGTTACAGGAAGTATGTTATTGTATAACGGATACAGGGTTGTTGCTACAAAAAAGCGTTTGGAAGAATTGCAAAAACAAAGTGAACAATTACTAAATGCACAGATACAAAATACCATTGCTTCTGTTATGCTGAAATATTATGATATTGTAAGGCAACAAAGTTATATGAAGACCTTGCAGCAGAGCATCGATTTGTCAAAAAAGCAATTAGAACTGATCCAGGTAAAAAAAGACGTAGGGCTTGCAAATAATGCAGACCTGTTTCAATCTCAAATTGATTTAAATACCAGGCAACAAGATATGCAAACGCAGCAGTTGATTGTGGCACAGGCAAAGACAGATTTGATCAGGTTGTTGAATATAAAAGAAGATTCGGTCATTATGATCAAAGATTCGATCATCATTGATAAAAACATTCAATTAGTTGATGTGCTCGGCAGCATCAATCAAAATCCATTACTGCTTTCTTTAGATCAGCAAATAAAGATCAACGAATTATTGGAAAAGGAAGTAGCGTCACTTCGTAAGCCGGCATTGAGAGCTAATACTGGATTGAATTTTGGCAGAACACAAAGTGCTGCAGGGCAGGTGCTGCTAAATCAATCGTATGGTCCATTTGTTGGATTAAGCTTATCTGTGCCGATTTATAGTGGCGGTGCGGTAAAACGCCAACAGCAAACTGCAGGTATCAATACCAGGAACGCAAAACTGCAAAAAGAAAGTGTTTTAGCAGAATATAAAACGGCAACTATCAAAACCTATCAATCTTATACCAGTAGTATCGATCAGTTAAAAACACAACAAAATACTTATCAATTATCTCAACAACTGGTAGATCTTTCGTTGCAACGTTTTCAGTTAGCAGCTGCCACGATCATTGAAGTACGTGAGGCACAAAAAAGTTTTGAAGATGCGGGCTTCCGTTTAGTAAATCTGAGTTACGCCGCAAAGATTGCAGAGATAGAATTAAAACGTGTCAGTAATAAACTGGGCATGTAGTTTTACTGTTTATATAGATAAAAGTTATTTCCAGTTGGTCAGATCTTTTTCTATTGCAGCAGCGGATAAGTTTTCATGCACCAGTTCTTTCGATTGTATACAATAGCTGCCGCAAATAGTTGCATATTTCATGCAATCGCTTATTGATTTGTTTTGTATGAATGCATATAAAAACCCTCCGAAAAAATTATCTCCTGCTCCGTTCGCATCAACTAGTTTATGGGTCGTAATGGCAGGCTGGTCAATGTTTAAGCCATCTTTGGTTAAAATCGTTGCTCCATTTTTTCCATGAGTGCAAACAACGAATTCTTTTCCATCCTGTATAAATTGTTGCATCAAACTTTTGTAATCTCTCACATTGTCTGAGCTAAGAAAAATGTGCTGAGCAGCATCAATAAATGCATCGTGGTAAGGATTACCTTCATCATAATCATGCAGGTCGGTCCAAACGGGTTTGTCGTATTTTTTTAAGAGCGGAATGAGTAGTTTGCAATAGGGGATGATGTTCAGTACCACTATATCTGCCCACTTTATTTTCTCTTCTATCAATGCAAGATTGATGGAGAGGGTTTCAGATGATTGTGTAATGAACATTGAGATGCGTTCACCTGCAGCATTCATGACATTAAAATGCCGTTCAGTTCCTTTTGGATCGATATCATAAATAAAATCTACTTTTTGTGCTGACAGGTATGAAATGATCTTCTTTCCCCATATATCATCTCCAACTATCGAATGCAACACATTCGGTACACCTAGCTTTGTTAGGCATAGCGCTTTGCCAGCTCCGGTAGAACCGGCTGCTTCATGAAATGGTGCAGTATGTATGGTTTTAGGGATAGGGTCGGGGAATTTATCCAGCGTTACAATATGATCAAAAGTTGTTCCGCCAAGTATGAGTATCTTTTTCATGCAATGATTTTCATATTCAAATTACAAATTTTCTTTCAACAACTTATTTGCGATATTTTTGAGGTATATTTAAATGAAACAGTTGCAACTTCCTTCAGCATTTATTCAATCTTTACAAGCGGCACCGGGCTTCGAACAGGAGGCTTTTGAAAATGTGCACCAATCGGGTGAACAAATCACATCTATACGAGTTAACAATTGTAAGGCATTCGACATTCTGCATTCAACTTTCAATATTTCAGAAGTTCCCTGGAATTTAAATGGTTACTATCTTGCCGAGCGTCCATCATTTACACTGGATCCGTTGTTTCATGCCGGCGCATATTATGTACAGGAAGCCAGCAGTATGTTTTTGGAGCAGGCGTTGAAACAAACAGTTGATCTGTCTCGGCCAATAAAGGTATTAGATCTTTGTGCAGCACCAGGAGGAAAATCTACATTGATCCAGTCCCTGATCTCTGGCGAAAGTTTGTTAGTTAGCAATGAAGTGATAAAAACGAGGGTAAATGTTTTGGCTGAAAATATTGCTAAATGGGGAGCAGCAAATGTGATCGTAACTAACAATGATCCGAAAGATTTTCAGCGACTACCCGATTATTTTGATGTAATAGTAATTGACGCTCCATGTAGTGGAAGTGGTTTGTTTAGAAAAGATACGAATGCAATCAATGAATGGAGTGAACAAAATGTATTGCTCTGTAGTCAGCGACAGGAAAGGATTTTAGCGGATATTTTACCAAGTTTGAAAAGAGGAGGCATATTAATTTACTCTACCTGTTCATATTCTGAGGAAGAAGATGAAGAAATTGCAGACTGGCTTACAGAACAGTTTGAAGTTGAGAGTTTGAGGTTGGAAATTAAAGATGATTGGGG
It contains:
- a CDS encoding efflux RND transporter permease subunit; protein product: MNISELSLRRPILATVLNILIVLFGIVGYTFLAVRDYPAIDPPTINVRTAYAGANSDIIESQITEPLEKVINGIPGIRSINSSSTVGQSNITVEFNVGENLEASANDVRDKVGQAVRNLPQDIDAPPVVTKSDANSDFIILMSVQSHDKSLMELSDYAENVLQEKLQTIPEVSAVNILGQKKPSMRIWVNPDKMNAYNISFSDIRTSLDKENVEIPSGKLYGKTTELTIRALGKLVTEDDFNNLLLREDASGIVRLKDVAKVEIGPETEEFSWRLNGVNAVGLAITPQPGANYIRIADEFYKRIEEIKKTQKGDFELTTLIDNTQNVRKSIHEVAETLLISFSLVVLVIFFFFRNFLIAIRPLIDIPISLIATFFIMYFCGFSINILTLLAIVLATGLVVDDGIVVTENIFRKLEQGLPIRKAALEGSKEIFFAVISTSITLAVVFLPVIFLQGFVGSLFREFGIVVAAAVLISAFVSLTITPVLNVVLNRKKGGHGKFYDKTEPFFKGMENGYRKLLNGFIKVRWIAWVIIAVCLGMLFYFMSNLQSELAPMEDRSTIRFQLTGPEGASYGYMVDAADNVVNYLSDSIPEKDFVFIAVPGFGGNGGVNTGTSRLKMVDPDKRERSQFDIAKDLSKKFSRFNQIRIAAVQEQTISVGLGSRGALPVQFILQNLDFEKLKAIIPKFLEEARKDPTFIPQTVDVNLKFNKPELQLTIDRIKAKDLGLSISDVADVVQSAFSGRRLAYFIMNGKQYQVISQVEYKDRQAPKDISNLYVRNNRGDNIPLTAVVKMQENSNPPTLYHFNRFKAATIQAGLAEGKTIGDGVKAMQAIAQKLLDESFQTALNGPSRDYAESSSNTNFAFILALVLIYLVLAGQFESFRDPFTIMFTVPLALAGALLSLWIFDQTINIFSQIGMIMLIGLVTKNGILIVEFANQKREKGIEKKQAVLEAAQQRLRPILMTSLATALGALPIALSLGAASTSREPLGIVIVGGILFSLILTLFVIPAVYTYISGKHDPKKVSITD
- a CDS encoding TolC family protein — its product is MKRILILFSILVVVKANAQQLTLDDAINISLKNNFDIQIAKNVAEVNKINNNIGVAGGLPTVAATATDQESIVNINQKLNTGTEISRNGAASNALNANVTGSMLLYNGYRVVATKKRLEELQKQSEQLLNAQIQNTIASVMLKYYDIVRQQSYMKTLQQSIDLSKKQLELIQVKKDVGLANNADLFQSQIDLNTRQQDMQTQQLIVAQAKTDLIRLLNIKEDSVIMIKDSIIIDKNIQLVDVLGSINQNPLLLSLDQQIKINELLEKEVASLRKPALRANTGLNFGRTQSAAGQVLLNQSYGPFVGLSLSVPIYSGGAVKRQQQTAGINTRNAKLQKESVLAEYKTATIKTYQSYTSSIDQLKTQQNTYQLSQQLVDLSLQRFQLAAATIIEVREAQKSFEDAGFRLVNLSYAAKIAEIELKRVSNKLGM
- a CDS encoding carbohydrate kinase family protein, with product MKKILILGGTTFDHIVTLDKFPDPIPKTIHTAPFHEAAGSTGAGKALCLTKLGVPNVLHSIVGDDIWGKKIISYLSAQKVDFIYDIDPKGTERHFNVMNAAGERISMFITQSSETLSINLALIEEKIKWADIVVLNIIPYCKLLIPLLKKYDKPVWTDLHDYDEGNPYHDAFIDAAQHIFLSSDNVRDYKSLMQQFIQDGKEFVVCTHGKNGATILTKDGLNIDQPAITTHKLVDANGAGDNFFGGFLYAFIQNKSISDCMKYATICGSYCIQSKELVHENLSAAAIEKDLTNWK
- a CDS encoding methyltransferase RsmF C-terminal domain-like protein encodes the protein MKQLQLPSAFIQSLQAAPGFEQEAFENVHQSGEQITSIRVNNCKAFDILHSTFNISEVPWNLNGYYLAERPSFTLDPLFHAGAYYVQEASSMFLEQALKQTVDLSRPIKVLDLCAAPGGKSTLIQSLISGESLLVSNEVIKTRVNVLAENIAKWGAANVIVTNNDPKDFQRLPDYFDVIVIDAPCSGSGLFRKDTNAINEWSEQNVLLCSQRQERILADILPSLKRGGILIYSTCSYSEEEDEEIADWLTEQFEVESLRLEIKDDWGIVETKSPASNACGYRFYPDKVKGEGFFIAAFKKPTTNDGESKEWYSRSRSEKLSAKEVEVVQSYLKDPDNFFFIKQKDEVIAMPLHLENDLANIQSALYIKKAGVKLGTIIRNELIPHHELAISSIINRETPSVEVELDIALQYLRKQEIHLETERKGWSLLTYKQLPLGWVKLLPNRVNNYYPKDWRILNK